One genomic window of Anaerofustis stercorihominis DSM 17244 includes the following:
- a CDS encoding CBS domain-containing protein, which produces MNRTEEFLQLYKKLEQTAVMEYNFPKDGKSISRLINLKCYKHIRRELEYCKEIRNILQHNPKVNDEYAIEPSNAMIELLSNILKQIETPKKAIEFAVDYNDIIKAYIGDNVMDFMNKMDNKKISHIPIMNENGIVRGVFGENTVFQCVLDEGIDEINDKTRFFHIKRYLSLDNPILEKFLFVHKNTLMIEIEDMLYNAYKRNERIGAIFITENGKEIERLIGLITPYDVIGYK; this is translated from the coding sequence ATGAACAGAACAGAAGAATTCTTGCAGCTCTATAAAAAATTGGAACAGACAGCTGTTATGGAATATAATTTTCCTAAGGACGGAAAAAGTATAAGCAGGTTAATAAATTTAAAATGTTATAAACATATCAGAAGAGAGTTGGAATACTGCAAAGAAATAAGAAATATACTTCAGCATAATCCCAAAGTAAACGATGAGTATGCGATTGAACCAAGTAATGCCATGATAGAACTGTTATCTAATATTTTAAAGCAAATTGAAACTCCAAAGAAAGCTATAGAGTTTGCTGTAGATTACAATGATATAATAAAAGCTTACATTGGTGATAATGTAATGGATTTTATGAATAAAATGGATAATAAAAAAATAAGTCATATTCCAATAATGAATGAGAACGGGATTGTCCGAGGTGTATTTGGAGAAAATACTGTTTTTCAGTGTGTGCTTGATGAAGGTATAGATGAGATCAATGATAAAACCAGATTTTTTCATATAAAAAGATATTTATCTCTCGATAATCCGATACTCGAAAAGTTTCTTTTTGTACATAAAAATACTTTAATGATAGAAATAGAAGATATGTTATATAATGCATATAAGAGAAATGAGAGGATAGGGGCTATCTTCATTACGGAAAATGGGAAAGAA
- a CDS encoding Dabb family protein → MIKHIVCFKLKDSSEKSCKMAKETLMSMKGHVDMIKDINVGIDFLHSDRSYDIILEVVLDNEEALEAYQHDPYHVDVVKTYMHKVRETSIAVDYVID, encoded by the coding sequence ATGATAAAACATATCGTTTGTTTTAAATTAAAAGACAGCAGTGAGAAATCATGTAAAATGGCTAAGGAAACATTGATGTCCATGAAAGGTCATGTAGATATGATCAAAGATATTAATGTGGGTATAGATTTCCTTCATTCCGACAGGTCTTATGATATCATTTTGGAAGTTGTTTTGGATAATGAAGAAGCTCTTGAGGCGTATCAGCATGATCCATATCATGTGGATGTGGTAAAGACTTATATGCATAAAGTAAGAGAAACGAGTATTGCTGTAGATTATGTAATAGATTAA
- a CDS encoding Mrp/NBP35 family ATP-binding protein: protein MSECSHDCSTCSANCSSREQTKEDFLVKPHKKSNIKKVIGVVSGKGGVGKSLVTSLLASNMKKEGYNVGILDADITGPSIPKIFGVSGNVYATKEGAYPKSSKGGVDIMSINLLLDDDTKPVVWRGPVIAGAVGQFWTDIIWEDIDYMFVDMPPGTGDVPLTVFQTLPVDGIVIVASPQELVSMIVEKAVHMANMMNVKVLGLVENMSYIECPDCGKKINVFGESHVDEIAEKYNLDVLANIPIDPEIAEKCDKGEIEDLNKNYVDKAIEKLKEL, encoded by the coding sequence ATGAGTGAATGTTCACATGATTGTTCAACATGTTCTGCTAATTGTTCTTCGAGAGAGCAAACAAAAGAAGATTTTTTAGTAAAACCACATAAAAAAAGTAATATAAAAAAAGTAATAGGAGTTGTAAGCGGTAAAGGGGGCGTAGGAAAATCTCTCGTTACTTCGCTTTTAGCTTCTAATATGAAAAAGGAAGGTTATAATGTCGGGATTTTGGATGCTGATATAACAGGGCCTTCTATTCCCAAGATATTCGGAGTAAGCGGAAATGTATATGCGACAAAAGAGGGCGCTTATCCAAAAAGTAGTAAAGGCGGGGTAGATATCATGTCTATAAACTTGCTTTTGGATGACGATACAAAGCCTGTCGTATGGCGTGGTCCGGTTATAGCGGGAGCCGTAGGTCAGTTTTGGACGGATATCATATGGGAAGATATAGATTATATGTTTGTGGATATGCCTCCGGGAACAGGTGATGTTCCTCTGACTGTTTTTCAAACTCTTCCTGTAGATGGTATAGTAATAGTTGCATCTCCTCAGGAACTAGTTTCCATGATAGTGGAAAAGGCTGTTCATATGGCAAATATGATGAATGTAAAAGTTTTGGGCTTGGTTGAGAATATGAGTTATATCGAATGTCCGGACTGCGGTAAAAAGATAAATGTTTTCGGTGAAAGCCATGTAGATGAAATAGCTGAAAAATATAATTTAGATGTTCTTGCAAATATCCCTATAGACCCGGAAATAGCAGAAAAATGCGATAAAGGCGAAATCGAAGATTTGAATAAAAACTATGTAGATAAAGCCATAGAAAAGTTAAAGGAACTATAG
- the vanT gene encoding serine racemase VanT catalytic subunit: MYDKGRAWIELDINNLNNNVNEFKRVLPKGCELMPAIKANAYGHGLVETAEALNKMEIYHFCVAEISEGIRLRKAGVKGEILILGYTHLSNINLVKKYDLTQTVIDYRYASSLDECKLNIKVHIKIDTGMHRLGEHFENITNIIRILSFKNIDVKGVFSHLCVSDSIDKKDIEFTKLQINHFNNIVKVLKENGYTNLKFHIQGSYGVLNYPDLKYDYARVGIALYGVLSKKSDKIKLDLDLKPVLSLKARVEVVRELMKNETVGYGLDFKAEKKCKIAVVSIGYADGISRKLSNNNGFVLINGIKVPIIARICMDQLFIDVSKVDDVKRDDEVVFIGQSGNEEISAEDMANNLDTITNEILSRLGERLKRIYKV; this comes from the coding sequence ATGTATGATAAAGGCAGGGCTTGGATAGAACTGGATATAAATAATTTAAATAATAATGTAAATGAGTTTAAAAGAGTACTGCCTAAGGGATGTGAATTAATGCCTGCAATAAAGGCAAATGCTTATGGACATGGACTGGTGGAAACAGCCGAAGCGTTAAATAAAATGGAGATTTATCATTTTTGTGTGGCAGAGATTTCGGAAGGGATAAGGCTAAGGAAAGCCGGTGTTAAAGGAGAAATACTGATACTTGGATATACTCACTTAAGCAATATAAATTTAGTAAAGAAATACGATTTGACTCAAACAGTAATTGACTATAGATATGCAAGTTCGTTAGACGAATGTAAGTTAAATATAAAAGTACATATAAAAATCGATACGGGAATGCATAGACTGGGTGAACATTTTGAGAATATAACAAATATAATTAGAATACTAAGTTTTAAAAATATAGATGTTAAGGGAGTATTTAGTCATTTATGTGTAAGTGACAGTATTGATAAAAAGGATATAGAGTTTACAAAACTTCAAATAAATCATTTTAATAATATAGTCAAAGTATTAAAAGAGAATGGTTATACAAATTTGAAATTTCATATTCAGGGGAGTTACGGAGTACTCAATTATCCCGATTTAAAATATGACTATGCAAGAGTCGGGATTGCACTATACGGAGTATTAAGCAAAAAAAGTGATAAAATTAAATTAGACTTGGATTTAAAACCGGTTTTATCTTTAAAAGCAAGAGTAGAAGTTGTCAGAGAACTTATGAAAAACGAAACTGTTGGTTACGGTCTGGATTTTAAAGCCGAGAAAAAATGTAAGATAGCGGTTGTATCAATAGGTTATGCGGACGGTATTTCGAGAAAATTATCCAATAACAACGGATTTGTTTTAATAAATGGTATAAAAGTTCCTATAATCGCAAGGATATGTATGGATCAATTATTTATAGATGTTTCAAAGGTCGATGATGTGAAAAGAGATGATGAAGTTGTTTTTATAGGACAATCAGGGAATGAAGAAATCAGTGCAGAGGATATGGCGAATAATCTTGATACTATAACAAATGAAATATTAAGCAGGCTGGGAGAAAGGCTTAAGAGAATATACAAAGTATGA
- a CDS encoding acyltransferase family protein, which produces MKTFKYNGIDCFRLIAAFLIIAIHIGPLSSINNTLDFGFTYVLCRIAVPFFLMTTGYFILYPVAVEGNDNSRFLAFLKGTLILYVVSVILYLPVNIYSGAFNKSFSIWGVIRAFFLDGTFYHLWYLPAVLIGCIFVYLLCRKVNIKNVFIISLFLYLIGLFGDSYYGFIKNMHFINYFYDIIFKVTSFTRNGIFYAPVFLVLGMVLRKVKCNMQFKSKVIFFVISMSLMLMEGLLLHYFDIQRHTSMYIFLLPSMFFFFQILLDIKGDRYKDLRNISMYIYIIHPAFIITVRMFVKVFGSMSVFIDNSMLNYFIVSILSLLFAVIFNTLFTKYKEWRNV; this is translated from the coding sequence ATGAAGACTTTTAAATATAACGGCATAGACTGTTTTAGATTGATTGCCGCATTTTTGATCATTGCCATACATATCGGTCCTCTTAGCAGTATAAATAATACATTGGATTTTGGTTTTACATATGTTTTATGCAGGATAGCGGTTCCTTTCTTTTTGATGACGACGGGATATTTTATATTGTATCCCGTCGCTGTAGAGGGAAATGATAACTCTCGATTTTTAGCATTTTTAAAGGGCACTCTTATTTTATATGTAGTTTCTGTAATATTATATTTGCCTGTTAATATTTATTCGGGAGCATTCAATAAATCATTTAGTATTTGGGGTGTTATAAGAGCGTTTTTCTTAGACGGAACCTTTTATCATTTATGGTATCTTCCTGCCGTTTTAATTGGCTGTATCTTTGTCTATTTACTTTGCAGGAAAGTAAATATCAAAAATGTATTTATCATTTCACTGTTTTTATATCTGATAGGTTTATTCGGAGATAGTTATTACGGATTTATAAAGAATATGCATTTTATAAATTACTTTTATGACATTATATTTAAAGTAACTTCTTTTACCAGAAACGGGATTTTTTACGCTCCTGTATTTTTGGTTCTTGGTATGGTTTTAAGAAAAGTAAAATGCAATATGCAATTTAAATCAAAAGTTATATTTTTTGTTATTTCAATGTCATTAATGCTTATGGAAGGACTTTTGCTTCATTATTTTGATATACAAAGGCATACGAGCATGTATATATTTTTACTGCCATCCATGTTTTTCTTCTTTCAAATATTATTGGATATAAAGGGCGATAGATACAAGGATTTAAGAAATATTTCTATGTATATTTATATTATCCATCCTGCTTTTATAATTACCGTGAGAATGTTTGTAAAGGTCTTTGGTTCTATGAGTGTTTTTATTGATAATTCTATGTTGAATTATTTTATAGTGAGTATCTTATCTTTATTATTTGCTGTTATATTCAATACTCTCTTTACTAAGTATAAGGAGTGGAGAAATGTATGA
- a CDS encoding M15 family metallopeptidase produces MKKLCLDRNQVFSGELILVNKDNPIREIIPYENICQIDKDSKVYLNKNVDYILKELLFEIGSTDEIAYVSGYRTLEEQIEIYNNSLNENGEDFTNKYVALPGHSEHQTGFAIDLAKNNGDIDFIRPDFPNEGIYKEFREKAPAFGFIERYIKEKERVTGISAEPWHFRYVGFPHSKIITDKNMVLEEYIEFIKDFKYGKKSLIVKDKNLNIEISYICFESEKNLISIPDNSPYVISGNNVDGYILTLWRS; encoded by the coding sequence ATGAAAAAGTTGTGCTTAGATAGAAATCAGGTATTCAGCGGGGAACTTATATTGGTAAATAAGGATAATCCTATTAGGGAAATAATTCCTTACGAAAATATATGCCAAATAGATAAAGACAGTAAGGTTTACTTAAATAAGAATGTTGATTATATATTAAAAGAATTGCTGTTTGAAATTGGCAGCACTGATGAGATAGCATATGTAAGCGGATATAGAACGCTTGAAGAACAAATAGAGATTTACAATAATTCTCTTAATGAAAACGGAGAAGATTTTACAAATAAATATGTGGCTCTTCCCGGGCACAGTGAACATCAGACCGGATTTGCTATAGATTTAGCAAAGAATAACGGGGATATTGATTTTATAAGACCCGATTTCCCTAATGAAGGTATATATAAAGAGTTTAGAGAAAAGGCTCCCGCATTCGGATTTATTGAAAGATATATAAAAGAGAAAGAAAGGGTAACTGGAATATCAGCGGAACCTTGGCATTTCAGATATGTGGGCTTTCCTCATTCCAAAATAATCACGGATAAAAATATGGTGCTGGAAGAGTATATTGAATTTATAAAGGATTTTAAATATGGTAAAAAATCCCTTATTGTTAAAGATAAAAATTTAAATATAGAAATATCATATATATGCTTCGAAAGCGAAAAAAATTTAATATCTATACCCGATAACTCTCCGTATGTTATTTCGGGAAATAATGTCGATGGTTATATATTGACATTATGGAGATCCTGA
- the vanG gene encoding D-alanine--D-serine ligase VanG has translation MKKSILVLFGGNSPEYDVSLKSAYSVINSINKDLYDIKLIGVSRSGDFYLYEGDIEKIRNDTWHLDKNCYDALISGNTSEHGIVVFKNDELIIIHIDAAFPILHGKNGEDGTIQGLLELGGIPIIGCGVLSSALCMDKYRAHKLVESMGIKVPKSVLINKSINDFSNHIEYLGFPIFVKPLKAGSSFGITKVEDKKDLFKAVDKAFEYDDKVVLEENIDGFEVGCAVLGNEKPIIGEVDEIELSKGFFDYVEKYNLKTSKIHMPARITEENAKVIKETALKIYKILDCKDFARIDMFITKDRDIVFNEVNTIPGFTAHSRFPNMLKGIGMDFDEIVNKIISLAV, from the coding sequence ATGAAAAAATCTATTTTGGTACTGTTTGGCGGGAATTCTCCGGAGTACGATGTATCTCTTAAATCAGCTTATTCCGTTATTAATTCAATAAACAAAGATCTGTATGATATAAAACTAATTGGAGTTAGTCGCAGCGGAGATTTTTATTTATATGAAGGTGATATTGAAAAGATAAGAAATGATACTTGGCATTTGGATAAGAATTGTTATGATGCTTTGATATCGGGAAATACATCAGAGCATGGTATTGTCGTTTTTAAAAATGATGAATTAATAATAATACATATAGACGCTGCTTTTCCTATATTACATGGGAAAAACGGAGAGGACGGAACGATACAGGGATTATTGGAGCTTGGCGGTATACCTATTATCGGCTGCGGTGTATTATCTTCGGCTTTATGTATGGATAAATACAGGGCTCATAAGTTAGTTGAAAGCATGGGGATTAAAGTGCCTAAATCTGTTTTGATTAATAAAAGCATAAATGATTTCAGTAATCATATTGAATATTTAGGTTTTCCGATATTTGTAAAACCATTAAAAGCAGGTTCATCTTTTGGTATTACAAAAGTTGAAGATAAAAAAGACTTATTTAAAGCGGTCGATAAGGCTTTTGAATACGATGATAAAGTAGTACTGGAAGAAAATATCGACGGTTTTGAAGTCGGATGTGCCGTGCTTGGTAATGAAAAGCCGATAATCGGCGAAGTAGATGAAATAGAACTTTCCAAAGGATTTTTTGATTATGTTGAAAAGTATAATTTAAAAACTTCTAAAATACACATGCCTGCAAGGATAACCGAAGAAAATGCAAAAGTCATTAAAGAAACCGCACTGAAAATATATAAAATATTGGACTGTAAGGATTTTGCACGTATTGATATGTTTATAACGAAAGATAGAGATATTGTATTTAACGAAGTCAACACTATACCCGGCTTTACAGCTCATAGCAGATTTCCTAATATGCTTAAAGGTATAGGTATGGATTTTGATGAAATAGTAAATAAAATTATTTCATTGGCGGTGTAA
- a CDS encoding patatin family protein, protein MYNSGLILEGGGMRGIYTAGVLDFFIDKDIYFKNNYGVSAGICHACSYLAKQRNRAYRVNVDYLDDKRYASFYSLITTGDYFGADMLYNIIPNELYPFDFKTYDEFEGSLYAVVTNIETGKAEYIKLNDMNEDIIYVRASSSLPLLSRNVPINGKEYLDGGISDSIPIRKSIEDGNKKNVVVLTQPEGYQKSKNKLLPMIKIKYRKYPDFVNATAKRHINYNESLGIIDEEVNKGSAFVIRPSENMNIGRLEKDRDKLKALYDLGYKDAKNSYDDLIGFLSN, encoded by the coding sequence ATGTATAACAGCGGACTTATATTGGAAGGCGGCGGAATGAGAGGTATCTATACTGCCGGTGTACTTGACTTTTTTATTGATAAAGATATTTATTTTAAAAATAACTATGGAGTTTCTGCGGGGATATGCCATGCATGTTCTTATTTAGCCAAACAACGAAACAGAGCTTACAGAGTAAATGTAGATTATCTTGATGATAAACGATATGCAAGCTTTTACAGTTTGATTACTACCGGGGATTATTTCGGTGCGGATATGTTATATAATATAATCCCAAATGAATTATATCCTTTTGATTTTAAGACTTATGATGAATTTGAAGGTAGTTTATATGCGGTCGTTACCAATATAGAAACGGGAAAAGCGGAATATATAAAGCTTAATGATATGAATGAAGATATCATATATGTAAGAGCTTCCAGTTCACTTCCTCTTTTATCAAGGAATGTACCTATTAACGGAAAAGAATATTTAGACGGAGGTATTTCCGATTCTATCCCGATTAGAAAATCCATTGAAGACGGTAATAAAAAAAATGTTGTAGTTCTTACTCAGCCTGAGGGATATCAAAAAAGTAAAAATAAACTGCTTCCTATGATAAAAATAAAGTATAGAAAGTATCCTGATTTTGTAAATGCTACAGCTAAGCGACATATTAATTATAATGAATCTCTCGGTATAATAGATGAAGAAGTAAATAAGGGAAGTGCATTTGTTATAAGACCCAGCGAAAATATGAATATAGGAAGACTGGAAAAAGACAGGGATAAACTGAAAGCACTGTATGATTTGGGTTATAAAGACGCGAAAAACAGTTATGATGATTTAATTGGTTTCTTGTCAAATTAG
- a CDS encoding aminotransferase class I/II-fold pyridoxal phosphate-dependent enzyme has product MKFAKRMDMFTEGIFSKLANLKEEKIKEGMHVVDLSVGTPNIPPAKHIIDALTKQAKDINSYLYPLNDKEDLKESVAKWYKNRYGVDLDPDTEVQSLLGSQEGLAHISFSVVDTGDVVLVPDPCYPVFADGPKLAGAELYYMPQREENGYVINLDDITEDIRQKAKLMIVSYPNNPTTAMAPDSFYKDLIDFAKKYDIIVLHDNAYSDLVFDGKECGSFLRFEGAKDVGVEFNSLSKTYGLAGARVGFCVGNKDVVSNLSKLKSNMDYGMFLPVQKAAVAAITGDQSCVEVTRKAYEKRRNILCDGLSGIGWDIKRCSSTMFVWAKIPKKYTSSEKFCFDLLDRTGVLVTPGSAFGPSGEGYVRMALVQDEEEIIKAIESIDKSNILK; this is encoded by the coding sequence ATGAAATTTGCAAAAAGGATGGATATGTTCACAGAAGGGATTTTTTCTAAACTTGCTAATTTAAAAGAAGAAAAAATAAAGGAAGGGATGCATGTAGTTGACTTGAGTGTAGGTACACCCAATATACCTCCTGCAAAGCATATTATTGATGCTTTGACCAAACAGGCTAAGGATATAAACAGCTATTTGTATCCGTTGAATGATAAAGAGGATTTAAAAGAGTCAGTGGCAAAGTGGTATAAAAATCGTTACGGAGTTGATTTGGACCCTGATACGGAAGTTCAGTCTTTGCTTGGTTCACAAGAGGGACTTGCTCATATCTCGTTTTCCGTTGTTGATACGGGAGATGTTGTTCTAGTTCCCGACCCATGTTATCCTGTCTTTGCTGACGGACCTAAGCTTGCTGGGGCGGAGCTATATTATATGCCTCAAAGAGAAGAGAACGGATATGTTATCAATCTCGATGATATAACAGAAGATATAAGACAAAAAGCTAAATTGATGATAGTATCTTATCCAAATAATCCTACGACTGCAATGGCACCGGACAGCTTTTACAAGGATTTAATAGACTTTGCCAAAAAATATGATATTATCGTACTTCACGATAATGCGTACAGCGATTTGGTGTTTGACGGTAAAGAATGCGGAAGCTTTTTAAGGTTTGAAGGTGCTAAAGACGTTGGAGTTGAATTTAACTCTCTTTCAAAGACTTATGGACTGGCGGGAGCAAGAGTAGGGTTTTGTGTAGGTAATAAAGACGTGGTAAGTAACTTAAGCAAACTGAAATCAAACATGGATTACGGTATGTTCCTTCCCGTCCAAAAAGCTGCCGTAGCTGCCATAACGGGAGATCAGTCTTGCGTTGAGGTTACGAGAAAGGCATATGAAAAGAGAAGAAATATACTTTGTGACGGGCTTAGCGGTATAGGCTGGGATATAAAAAGATGTTCTTCAACAATGTTTGTTTGGGCTAAAATACCTAAAAAATATACTTCTTCGGAAAAATTCTGTTTTGACCTGTTAGATAGAACCGGAGTATTGGTCACACCGGGAAGTGCATTCGGACCTTCAGGAGAAGGCTATGTAAGGATGGCTCTTGTTCAGGACGAAGAGGAAATAATAAAGGCCATCGAAAGTATAGATAAATCAAACATTTTAAAATAA
- a CDS encoding HD domain-containing protein, with translation MDINSAMIKKAINLAFSAHEGQTDKGDMAYIMHPFYIASKLNDEDEIITALLHDTLEDSDLTKKDLINAGFNTNIVEAVDTLTRNNEDYFYYISRIKKNNLARKIKILDLKHNMDLSRLDKITSEDIKRYEKYKKAIEILTDNKE, from the coding sequence ATGGATATAAATTCAGCTATGATAAAAAAAGCTATTAATTTAGCTTTCAGTGCACATGAAGGACAAACAGATAAAGGAGACATGGCATATATAATGCATCCTTTTTATATAGCAAGTAAATTAAATGATGAAGATGAAATCATTACCGCACTTTTGCATGATACGCTGGAAGATAGTGACCTTACAAAAAAAGACTTAATAAATGCAGGGTTTAATACTAATATAGTTGAAGCTGTCGATACTTTAACAAGAAATAATGAGGATTATTTTTATTATATCAGCAGGATAAAGAAAAATAACCTTGCAAGAAAAATAAAAATACTGGATTTAAAACATAATATGGACTTATCAAGACTCGATAAAATAACAAGTGAAGATATCAAAAGATATGAAAAATACAAAAAAGCAATTGAAATATTAACAGACAATAAAGAATAA
- a CDS encoding Hpt domain-containing protein, producing the protein MNGVLNELNENGVDIKSVIERFAGNEGLCTKFILKFVDDKSFNEAKEALNEKDFEKVLVGVHTLKGVSANLGMTDLYKECDNVVIKIRANDHEIEKDMQKIEDEYDRIVNIIKKYK; encoded by the coding sequence ATGAATGGTGTTTTAAATGAATTGAATGAAAATGGCGTAGATATTAAATCCGTCATTGAAAGATTTGCCGGAAATGAAGGGCTTTGTACGAAATTTATACTTAAATTTGTGGATGATAAGAGCTTTAATGAGGCAAAAGAAGCTTTAAACGAAAAGGATTTTGAGAAGGTATTAGTTGGCGTACATACATTAAAAGGTGTAAGTGCTAATTTAGGTATGACTGATTTATATAAAGAATGTGATAATGTAGTAATAAAAATCAGAGCCAATGATCATGAAATTGAAAAAGATATGCAAAAGATAGAAGATGAATATGACAGGATTGTAAATATAATAAAGAAATATAAATAA